From the Priestia koreensis genome, one window contains:
- the fapR gene encoding transcription factor FapR, which yields MKRNKKERQRLLKITIDENPFITDEELADQFEVSIQTIRLDRLELSIPELRERIKHVASKQLEDEVRSLPIEEVIGEIIDIELEHSAISIFDVREEHVFKRNQIARGHHLFAQANSLAVALINDELALTADAAVKFLRQVKVNERVIAKAKVTEIELSGRTTVEVNSYVGQEIVFAGMFKMFRSNYDKKDEEHHENSH from the coding sequence ATGAAGCGAAATAAAAAAGAACGGCAGCGCTTATTGAAAATCACAATTGATGAAAACCCCTTTATTACAGATGAAGAACTAGCAGATCAATTCGAAGTAAGTATTCAAACGATTCGACTAGATCGTTTGGAACTATCAATACCTGAATTACGTGAACGAATTAAGCATGTTGCATCAAAACAGCTTGAGGACGAAGTTCGATCACTGCCTATTGAAGAAGTAATCGGTGAAATTATCGATATTGAACTTGAACATTCAGCTATTTCCATCTTTGATGTTCGCGAAGAACACGTGTTTAAGCGAAATCAAATTGCACGAGGTCATCATCTTTTTGCGCAAGCCAATTCGCTTGCGGTCGCACTAATCAACGATGAATTAGCACTAACAGCTGATGCGGCGGTCAAATTTCTACGCCAGGTGAAGGTGAATGAACGAGTAATTGCAAAAGCGAAGGTAACAGAGATTGAACTCAGTGGCCGCACAACGGTAGAAGTGAACAGCTACGTAGGGCAGGAAATCGTGTTCGCAGGCATGTTCAAAATGTTTCGCTCAAATTATGATAAAAAGGATGAGGAACATCATGAAAATAGCCATTGA
- the recG gene encoding ATP-dependent DNA helicase RecG → MSNLTEIPITDLKGIGNETALTLHEMGIQNVYDLLEHLPYRYEDYKLKDLADCKHEERVTVEGKVHGLPTLTYFGKKRSRLTFRLLVGRYLITVTCFNRPYYKDKLKLDETVTVSGKWDQHRQTITLQELHFGPFQRKQEIEPVYSVKGKVTVKAMRRYMASALHSYIDQLEEVLPPSLQARYKLLSRQEALKVMHLPPDHDSLKQARRRFVYEEFLLFQLKMQALRKMEREQAPGIQQSFDSSKLVEFTNMLPFPLTNAQKRVVNEITYDMKSPYRMNRLLQGDVGSGKTVVAAISLYATVLAGYQGALMVPTEILAEQHVDSLQEMLSKVGINVGLLTSSVKGKARREILQRVKNNDIQVLVGTHALIQDEVVFEKLGLVITDEQHRFGVEQRRVLREKGESPDVLFMTATPIPRTLAITVFGEMDVSIIDEMPAGRKVIETYWVKHDMLERILQFIHKELQEGRQAYVICPLIEESDKLDVQNAIDVHATLTHYFNGKCNVGLMHGRLHSDEKDEVMKAFSDNEVQILVSTTVVEVGVNVPNATIMLIYDAERFGLSQLHQLRGRVGRGSAQSYCVLMADPKSEVGKERMKVMTETNDGFVLSEKDLELRGPGDFFGKKQSGMPEFKVADMVHDYRALETARDDATNLVNSDAFWQSDEYKPLRSYLKETGALKGEKLD, encoded by the coding sequence GTGAGTAACTTAACTGAAATCCCAATTACCGACCTCAAAGGAATCGGGAATGAAACAGCCTTAACACTGCACGAAATGGGAATTCAAAATGTGTATGACTTGTTAGAGCACTTGCCTTATCGATACGAAGACTATAAGCTGAAAGATTTAGCCGATTGTAAGCACGAAGAGAGAGTAACGGTAGAAGGAAAAGTACACGGCCTTCCTACTCTTACTTACTTCGGAAAAAAGCGTTCTCGCTTAACGTTTCGACTGCTCGTTGGACGTTATCTAATCACGGTCACATGTTTTAATCGTCCGTATTACAAAGATAAGCTGAAGCTAGACGAAACGGTGACGGTTTCTGGGAAATGGGATCAGCATAGGCAAACCATTACCCTCCAAGAGCTTCACTTTGGTCCCTTTCAGCGCAAGCAGGAAATTGAGCCTGTGTACTCTGTTAAAGGAAAAGTGACCGTAAAGGCGATGCGCCGTTACATGGCGTCTGCTCTTCATAGCTATATTGACCAGCTTGAGGAGGTTCTTCCGCCGTCTCTTCAGGCCAGGTATAAACTTTTATCTCGACAAGAGGCGCTAAAGGTCATGCATTTACCACCGGATCACGATAGCCTTAAGCAGGCAAGAAGACGTTTCGTATACGAAGAATTTTTATTGTTTCAACTCAAAATGCAGGCGCTTCGTAAAATGGAACGGGAGCAGGCACCGGGTATTCAGCAATCATTTGATTCAAGTAAGCTTGTGGAATTCACGAATATGCTTCCCTTCCCGCTTACAAACGCTCAGAAGCGGGTTGTAAATGAAATTACGTATGACATGAAATCGCCTTATCGAATGAATCGACTTTTGCAGGGGGACGTAGGATCAGGGAAAACGGTCGTCGCTGCCATTTCTCTATATGCGACCGTCCTTGCTGGTTATCAGGGGGCTTTAATGGTTCCAACGGAAATCCTCGCAGAGCAGCACGTAGATTCGCTCCAGGAGATGCTCTCAAAAGTAGGAATTAACGTTGGCCTGCTGACAAGCTCTGTTAAAGGAAAAGCACGCCGTGAAATCCTTCAGCGCGTCAAAAATAATGACATCCAAGTTCTTGTAGGAACACATGCGCTCATTCAAGATGAAGTCGTCTTTGAAAAGCTAGGCCTCGTTATTACAGATGAGCAACATCGCTTCGGTGTTGAACAACGACGTGTGCTTCGTGAAAAAGGAGAAAGCCCGGACGTTCTGTTTATGACGGCGACGCCAATTCCAAGAACGCTTGCGATTACGGTGTTTGGTGAAATGGATGTCTCCATCATTGACGAAATGCCCGCGGGCCGTAAAGTAATTGAAACGTATTGGGTGAAGCATGATATGCTTGAGCGCATCCTGCAATTTATTCATAAAGAGCTTCAAGAGGGACGTCAAGCCTATGTTATTTGTCCGCTTATCGAAGAATCAGATAAGCTGGATGTGCAAAATGCTATTGATGTTCATGCAACATTGACTCACTATTTTAACGGAAAATGCAACGTTGGCCTCATGCACGGCCGTCTTCATTCCGATGAAAAAGACGAAGTGATGAAAGCTTTTAGTGACAACGAAGTGCAAATCCTAGTGTCAACAACGGTCGTTGAAGTAGGGGTAAACGTACCAAATGCCACCATCATGCTTATCTATGATGCAGAGAGGTTTGGATTATCACAGCTTCATCAGCTGAGAGGGCGCGTTGGTCGTGGAAGTGCGCAATCATATTGCGTTTTAATGGCCGATCCAAAATCAGAGGTTGGAAAAGAGCGCATGAAGGTCATGACCGAAACGAATGACGGTTTTGTACTATCGGAAAAAGACCTTGAGCTTCGTGGACCCGGAGACTTTTTCGGGAAAAAGCAAAGTGGGATGCCCGAATTTAAAGTAGCCGATATGGTACATGATTACCGAGCGCTAGAAACGGCGCGGGATGACGCAACAAATCTCGTGAACTCCGACGCTTTTTGGCAGAGTGATGAGTATAAGCCTTTACGCTCATATTTGAAGGAAACAGGGGCGTTAAAAGGGGAAAAGCTTGATTAA
- the sdaAA gene encoding L-serine ammonia-lyase, iron-sulfur-dependent, subunit alpha has product MFRNVAEVVELAESKGVKIAEIMIQQEMDITGRSREEIIAQMDRNLTVMEEAVERGLNGVKSVSGLTGGDAVLIQNYIKSGKSLSGNLILDAVSKAVATNEVNAAMGTICATPTAGSAGVVPGTLFAVKHKLNPTREEMIEFLFTSGAFGFVVANNASISGAAGGCQAEVGSASGMAAAAIVELAGGTPSQAAEAMAITLKNMLGLVCDPVAGLVEVPCVKRNAMGAANAMIAADMALAGVTSRIPCDEVIDAMYRIGQTMPVALKETAKGGLAATPTGRALEAKIFGIPLAQGE; this is encoded by the coding sequence ATGTTTCGTAATGTAGCGGAGGTTGTGGAATTAGCTGAATCAAAAGGCGTTAAAATAGCGGAAATTATGATTCAGCAGGAAATGGATATAACGGGTCGATCTCGCGAGGAAATTATTGCGCAAATGGATCGCAATTTAACGGTGATGGAAGAAGCGGTAGAGCGTGGCTTAAACGGAGTGAAATCTGTATCAGGACTTACAGGTGGAGACGCTGTACTTATTCAAAACTATATTAAAAGCGGAAAATCGCTTTCAGGTAATTTAATTCTAGATGCGGTCAGTAAAGCAGTAGCAACGAACGAAGTCAATGCAGCAATGGGAACGATTTGTGCAACACCAACTGCGGGCTCAGCTGGCGTAGTACCTGGAACTCTATTTGCGGTAAAACATAAGTTGAATCCAACGCGCGAAGAGATGATTGAATTTTTATTCACATCCGGTGCATTTGGTTTTGTAGTTGCAAACAACGCGTCTATTTCCGGAGCAGCAGGTGGCTGTCAGGCTGAAGTAGGGTCTGCTTCTGGTATGGCTGCGGCTGCAATCGTTGAATTAGCAGGTGGAACGCCGAGTCAAGCTGCTGAAGCGATGGCAATTACGCTTAAAAATATGCTTGGATTAGTGTGTGACCCTGTTGCAGGACTTGTAGAGGTACCGTGTGTCAAACGTAATGCAATGGGAGCTGCAAACGCCATGATCGCAGCAGATATGGCTTTAGCAGGTGTAACAAGTCGAATTCCATGTGATGAGGTTATTGATGCAATGTATCGAATTGGTCAAACGATGCCGGTTGCTTTAAAAGAAACGGCTAAGGGAGGTTTAGCGGCAACGCCAACAGGTCGTGCGTTAGAAGCGAAAATCTTTGGTATTCCGCTAGCGCAAGGTGAGTAA
- the sdaAB gene encoding L-serine ammonia-lyase, iron-sulfur-dependent subunit beta, translating to MKYKSVFDIIGPVMIGPSSSHTAGAARIGRVARILFNREPKKVIVSLYGSFAETYKGHGTDVALIGGILDFDTFDERIPQSLKLAEEQGMEVTFIEETAITDHPNTARLKLIDEHSELEVVGISIGGGKIQITELNGFELKLSGVDPAILIVHNDRYGAIAGVTNVLMKHRINIGHMEVSRKEKGQVALMAIEVDHNIEESVLDELRTLPNIIQVTRMVD from the coding sequence ATGAAGTATAAGTCCGTATTTGATATTATTGGACCCGTTATGATAGGTCCTTCTAGCTCACACACTGCTGGTGCAGCACGCATCGGACGCGTAGCTAGAATCCTTTTTAATAGAGAACCGAAAAAAGTAATCGTTTCGTTGTATGGATCATTTGCTGAAACATATAAAGGTCATGGAACAGACGTTGCGCTAATTGGAGGAATCCTTGACTTTGATACATTCGATGAACGCATTCCTCAATCGCTAAAGCTCGCAGAGGAACAAGGAATGGAAGTAACATTTATCGAAGAAACGGCGATAACGGATCATCCGAATACGGCTCGTTTAAAATTAATAGATGAACACAGTGAATTAGAAGTAGTTGGAATCTCAATCGGTGGAGGGAAAATTCAAATTACTGAGCTCAACGGATTTGAATTAAAGCTCTCAGGCGTAGATCCAGCCATCTTAATTGTGCATAACGATCGATATGGTGCAATCGCTGGTGTAACGAATGTTCTTATGAAGCACCGTATTAACATCGGACACATGGAAGTATCGCGTAAAGAAAAAGGCCAGGTGGCACTAATGGCAATTGAAGTTGATCACAACATCGAAGAAAGCGTATTGGACGAACTGCGAACGCTGCCAAATATTATTCAAGTAACACGTATGGTTGACTAA
- a CDS encoding PTS sugar transporter subunit IIC: MDILKGTVLLLVVLCLFSLFSYKAPHGMKAMGALANAAVAAFLVEAFQHYVGGDLLGIKFLGEVGTAAGGMGGVAAAALVALALGVSPVYSLMIGVACSGLGLLPGFVAGYLVAYLSKWVENKFPAGLDLLGNVLIIAPIARLIAVGVDPVVNATLLNIGGVIKQTATSSPVVMGIILGGVITVVATAPLSSMALTAMLGLTGLPMAIGALAVMGSSFMNYVLFDRMKFGDRRTTISVAIEPLTQSDIISANPIPVYVTNFVGGAAAGVVVSLFGLVNNAAGTATPIAGLAVMYGFNDPIRVTICAALCAIVSALVGYIGSIVFKNYNIKTVAEIRGDAKQAA, translated from the coding sequence GTGGACATTTTAAAAGGAACTGTATTACTATTAGTCGTTCTATGTCTATTTTCGTTATTTAGCTACAAAGCTCCACATGGGATGAAAGCGATGGGCGCTTTGGCAAACGCAGCTGTTGCCGCTTTTTTAGTCGAAGCGTTTCAGCACTATGTAGGCGGAGATTTGCTAGGAATTAAATTTCTAGGTGAAGTTGGGACCGCAGCAGGAGGAATGGGAGGCGTTGCGGCCGCAGCTCTCGTGGCACTCGCGCTTGGCGTTTCACCAGTTTATTCGCTCATGATTGGAGTCGCATGTAGTGGACTGGGGTTATTACCTGGGTTTGTCGCTGGTTATTTAGTCGCTTATTTATCAAAATGGGTGGAAAACAAATTCCCAGCAGGATTGGATTTACTTGGAAACGTGCTTATCATTGCACCAATTGCCCGTTTGATTGCGGTAGGAGTAGATCCGGTTGTCAACGCGACGCTCTTAAACATTGGCGGTGTGATTAAGCAAACGGCAACGAGTAGCCCAGTTGTCATGGGGATCATCTTGGGTGGCGTCATTACCGTTGTGGCAACCGCTCCGCTCAGTTCAATGGCCTTGACGGCTATGTTAGGATTAACAGGCTTGCCGATGGCTATTGGGGCTTTAGCAGTGATGGGATCTTCATTTATGAATTACGTGCTGTTTGATCGCATGAAATTCGGGGATCGCCGTACCACTATTTCAGTAGCGATTGAACCACTTACTCAGTCAGATATTATTTCAGCTAACCCTATTCCAGTCTATGTGACCAATTTCGTAGGTGGAGCGGCAGCAGGAGTCGTTGTATCCTTATTCGGATTAGTTAACAACGCTGCTGGAACCGCAACACCAATCGCTGGATTAGCCGTTATGTACGGCTTCAATGATCCCATTCGCGTGACCATTTGCGCTGCTCTCTGTGCGATCGTCAGTGCACTTGTTGGATACATAGGATCGATCGTATTCAAAAACTACAACATTAAAACCGTCGCAGAAATTCGCGGCGATGCGAAACAAGCTGCCTAA
- a CDS encoding DAK2 domain-containing protein, which translates to MSITVLDGKRLREMIIQGAQHLTNNAQMVDALNVFPVPDGDTGTNMNLSITSGAKEVKNNPSDHAGKVAQSLAKGLLMGARGNSGVILSQLFRGFAKKIESKATITAADFAEGLEAGVETAYKAVMKPVEGTILTVAKDAAKHAAAVAKQERDIIALLEETLKEAKASLNRTPDLLPVLKEVGVVDSGGQGLVIIYEGFLAELKGEKLPGVTIAAPSLDELVNAEHHKSAQSHMSTEDIEFGYCTEFMVKLEADNTAKTSFSEEAFRNELSKKGDSLLVVSDEEIVKVHIHAEYPGEVLTYAQTFGSLINMKIENMREQHSSIVSHDEPSMPSAPAKAQAKSKYGIISVTMGSGIADLFKSIGASVVIEGGQTMNPSTEDIVKAIEEANAETVIILPNNSNIVMAARQAADVVDQTVLVIPSKTVPQGMSAILAFNPDVDVEANEAAMTEALSHVKTGQITYAVRDTSIDGLELNKGDFMGIADGKISVKDKNQLEAAKKLVDHLIDEDAEIVTILQGEDASDEETASLVEFIESSFEDVEVEVHSGEQPLYAYIFAIE; encoded by the coding sequence GTGTCAATTACAGTATTAGATGGAAAGCGTTTGAGGGAAATGATTATTCAAGGTGCGCAGCACTTAACGAATAATGCCCAAATGGTAGACGCTCTCAACGTATTTCCAGTTCCAGACGGTGATACGGGAACAAATATGAACTTATCGATTACTTCTGGTGCTAAAGAAGTTAAAAATAACCCTTCAGATCATGCTGGGAAAGTTGCGCAGTCGCTTGCAAAAGGTTTACTAATGGGAGCGCGCGGTAACTCAGGTGTTATTCTGTCTCAGCTTTTCAGAGGATTCGCAAAAAAGATTGAATCAAAAGCGACAATTACAGCTGCTGATTTTGCCGAGGGTCTTGAAGCAGGTGTTGAAACAGCTTATAAAGCAGTAATGAAACCTGTAGAAGGAACAATTTTAACGGTAGCTAAAGATGCTGCTAAGCACGCCGCAGCAGTTGCAAAGCAAGAACGCGATATTATCGCCCTTTTAGAAGAAACGTTAAAAGAAGCGAAGGCTTCCTTAAACCGTACGCCAGATCTACTTCCTGTACTAAAAGAAGTAGGAGTAGTAGATAGCGGTGGACAAGGTCTCGTTATTATTTACGAAGGGTTCCTTGCTGAACTTAAAGGTGAAAAGCTTCCTGGTGTTACGATTGCTGCTCCTTCATTGGACGAGCTTGTTAACGCAGAGCATCATAAAAGTGCCCAAAGTCATATGAGCACAGAAGATATTGAGTTTGGTTATTGCACGGAGTTTATGGTGAAGTTAGAAGCTGACAATACAGCAAAAACTTCTTTCTCTGAGGAAGCATTCCGTAATGAGTTGAGCAAAAAAGGTGACTCATTGCTTGTGGTGTCTGATGAAGAGATCGTAAAAGTACATATTCACGCTGAATATCCAGGTGAAGTGCTTACGTATGCTCAAACATTTGGTAGCTTAATCAACATGAAAATTGAAAACATGCGCGAACAGCACAGCAGCATCGTATCACACGATGAACCAAGTATGCCAAGTGCTCCAGCAAAAGCACAGGCAAAATCAAAATATGGCATTATTTCCGTTACGATGGGTTCAGGTATTGCAGACCTCTTCAAAAGCATCGGTGCATCCGTTGTAATTGAAGGTGGACAAACAATGAATCCGAGCACGGAGGATATCGTAAAAGCGATTGAAGAAGCAAATGCAGAAACGGTCATCATTCTGCCAAACAACAGCAACATCGTGATGGCAGCTCGCCAGGCAGCAGATGTGGTCGATCAAACGGTACTAGTTATCCCATCTAAAACGGTTCCTCAAGGAATGTCTGCTATTCTAGCGTTTAATCCTGATGTGGACGTAGAAGCGAATGAAGCAGCTATGACAGAAGCGCTCAGTCATGTAAAGACAGGGCAAATTACGTATGCTGTACGCGATACGAGCATCGACGGTCTAGAATTAAACAAAGGCGATTTTATGGGAATCGCGGATGGCAAAATCTCTGTAAAAGACAAAAATCAATTAGAAGCGGCAAAAAAGCTAGTTGATCATTTAATCGATGAAGATGCAGAGATTGTGACGATTCTACAAGGAGAGGACGCATCTGATGAAGAAACAGCATCACTTGTTGAATTCATTGAGTCCTCTTTCGAAGATGTAGAAGTAGAAGTTCATAGCGGTGAACAGCCACTATACGCATATATTTTTGCGATTGAATAA
- a CDS encoding Asp23/Gls24 family envelope stress response protein, with product MSIEMKNQYGQIDIATDVVATIAGGAAIDCYGIVGMASKNQIKDGITEILRKENFTRGIIVRQEEDDVHIDMYIIVSYGTKISEIAHNVQTKVKYTLEQTVGLTVDSVNIYVQGVRVTNL from the coding sequence ATGTCCATCGAAATGAAAAATCAATACGGTCAGATTGATATTGCAACAGATGTGGTTGCTACTATAGCAGGAGGAGCAGCAATTGACTGCTACGGTATAGTAGGAATGGCGTCCAAAAATCAAATTAAAGACGGTATTACAGAAATTCTTCGAAAAGAAAACTTTACTCGTGGGATCATCGTTCGCCAAGAGGAAGATGACGTACACATTGATATGTACATCATCGTAAGCTATGGTACGAAAATTTCCGAGATTGCACATAACGTTCAAACGAAAGTTAAGTATACATTAGAACAAACGGTAGGACTAACTGTAGACTCAGTCAATATATACGTGCAGGGTGTTCGCGTCACGAACTTGTAG
- the rpmB gene encoding 50S ribosomal protein L28, translated as MARKCVITGKKTSSGNARSHAMNANKRKWGANVQKVRILVDGKPKRVYVSARALKSGKVERV; from the coding sequence ATGGCACGTAAATGTGTAATCACTGGTAAAAAAACTAGTTCAGGTAATGCACGTTCACACGCTATGAACGCTAACAAGCGTAAATGGGGTGCAAACGTTCAAAAAGTACGTATTTTAGTTGACGGTAAACCTAAACGTGTATACGTATCTGCTCGCGCTCTTAAGTCTGGTAAAGTTGAACGCGTATAA
- the spoVM gene encoding stage V sporulation protein SpoVM produces MKFYTIKLPKFLGGIVRAMLNTLKKD; encoded by the coding sequence ATGAAATTCTATACAATTAAACTTCCAAAGTTCTTGGGTGGTATCGTAAGAGCAATGCTGAATACGCTAAAAAAAGATTAA
- a CDS encoding thiamine diphosphokinase, giving the protein MIINLLAGGPQELVPSLSDAKWTCDKWVGIDRGVFHLLNEGIRPVKAFGDFDSVSQEELHYIQQQLSELEVYPAEKDKTDLELALEWAMDQNPTCIRIFGGTGGRMDHGYATIQLLYRALLKGIASEIVDQTNIISMHEAGRYTLQRNEDYQYVSFLPFSDTVENITLVDFKYPLTNQTIKWGSTLCVSNELLHETGTFSFTKGILMMIRSND; this is encoded by the coding sequence ATGATTATTAATTTATTGGCAGGAGGACCACAGGAGCTGGTTCCATCTCTTTCAGATGCCAAATGGACGTGTGATAAATGGGTTGGCATTGATCGAGGAGTATTTCACTTATTGAACGAGGGCATTAGACCAGTGAAGGCGTTTGGCGATTTTGATTCAGTATCACAGGAGGAGCTTCATTATATTCAGCAGCAGCTGAGCGAACTGGAAGTTTATCCAGCTGAGAAGGATAAAACCGATCTAGAGCTTGCTCTAGAATGGGCGATGGATCAAAACCCGACATGCATACGGATTTTTGGAGGGACAGGGGGACGTATGGACCATGGCTATGCGACTATTCAGCTGTTGTACCGAGCACTTTTAAAGGGGATTGCAAGCGAAATAGTAGATCAAACAAACATTATTTCAATGCACGAGGCAGGGCGTTACACGCTTCAACGAAACGAGGATTATCAATACGTATCATTTTTGCCATTTTCTGATACGGTGGAGAATATCACGCTTGTGGACTTTAAATACCCTCTGACAAATCAAACGATCAAGTGGGGATCGACTCTTTGCGTAAGTAATGAACTTCTTCATGAAACGGGTACTTTTTCGTTTACTAAAGGCATATTAATGATGATAAGAAGTAATGATTAA
- the rpe gene encoding ribulose-phosphate 3-epimerase, translated as MIKIAPSILSANFANLAAEIKDVEAGGADYIHVDVMDGHFVPNLTIGPLIVEAIRPTTSLPLDVHLMMENPDQYIPTFAKAGADIITVHAEACPHLHRTIQLIKEHGVKAGVALNPATPIDQVKHILEDIDLVLLMTVNPGFGGQKFIKSVLPKIEQISQLIQIRHLSIDVEVDGGVNEETARLCVEAGANVLVAGSAIYDKEDRGAAIKAIRSTL; from the coding sequence ATGATAAAAATCGCACCTTCCATATTATCTGCCAATTTTGCCAATCTAGCTGCTGAAATCAAAGATGTTGAAGCAGGGGGTGCTGACTATATCCATGTTGACGTAATGGATGGTCATTTTGTACCGAATCTGACGATTGGCCCATTAATTGTTGAAGCAATTCGTCCAACAACGAGTTTACCATTAGATGTTCACCTCATGATGGAGAACCCTGATCAATACATTCCAACCTTTGCAAAGGCTGGTGCTGATATTATTACGGTTCACGCAGAAGCTTGTCCGCACCTTCACCGTACGATTCAGCTCATTAAGGAGCACGGTGTGAAGGCTGGTGTAGCACTAAATCCTGCTACACCTATTGATCAGGTTAAGCATATTTTAGAAGACATTGATCTTGTACTTCTTATGACGGTGAACCCTGGATTTGGAGGACAAAAGTTCATTAAGAGCGTGCTGCCAAAAATTGAACAAATTTCGCAACTGATTCAAATTCGTCATCTTTCAATTGATGTAGAAGTTGATGGAGGCGTGAATGAAGAAACGGCTCGACTATGCGTAGAAGCGGGCGCTAATGTGCTCGTAGCTGGTTCAGCGATCTATGATAAAGAAGATCGAGGAGCTGCTATTAAAGCCATTCGTTCAACGCTATAA
- the rsgA gene encoding ribosome small subunit-dependent GTPase A: MPEGTIIKALSGFYYVLHDHQVTQCRGRGVFRKKKVTPLVGDHVVFQAENEREGYILEIKERQNELVRPPIANVDQALLVFSAIEPEFSTTLLDRFLVLVESNDIEPVICITKIDLLSDEKRAEIEQFAADYEKMGYDVLLTSAATLDGVESLYDYLNHKVTVIAGQSGVGKSSLLNAMKPELELKTNDISSALGRGKHTTRHVELIFVQEGLVADTPGFSSLEFMDLELENLPFCFPEMARLSEECKFRGCMHLKEPKCAVKQAVESEEIPSYRYEHYLQFVEEIKQRKPRY; the protein is encoded by the coding sequence ATGCCAGAAGGCACAATTATTAAAGCGCTTAGTGGTTTTTACTACGTGCTTCATGATCATCAAGTAACACAATGCCGTGGAAGAGGCGTTTTCCGTAAAAAAAAGGTCACACCTCTTGTTGGAGATCATGTGGTGTTTCAAGCAGAAAATGAGCGCGAGGGCTATATTCTTGAAATTAAAGAACGACAAAATGAACTAGTACGACCGCCGATTGCAAACGTTGATCAAGCGCTCCTTGTGTTTTCCGCCATCGAGCCTGAATTTAGCACAACGTTGCTAGATCGTTTCCTCGTTCTCGTTGAATCAAATGATATTGAGCCCGTTATTTGTATTACGAAAATCGATCTTCTTTCAGATGAAAAAAGAGCCGAAATTGAGCAATTTGCGGCCGATTATGAGAAAATGGGCTATGACGTTTTGTTAACTTCTGCAGCGACATTAGACGGCGTAGAAAGTCTTTATGACTATCTAAATCATAAGGTGACGGTTATTGCCGGCCAGTCAGGGGTCGGAAAGTCATCCCTTTTAAATGCGATGAAGCCAGAATTAGAGCTGAAAACGAATGATATTTCGAGTGCTTTGGGACGAGGGAAGCATACGACAAGACACGTAGAACTTATCTTTGTTCAAGAAGGTTTAGTAGCGGATACACCAGGATTCAGCTCGCTTGAATTCATGGATCTCGAACTTGAAAACCTTCCATTTTGCTTCCCGGAAATGGCTCGTTTAAGTGAAGAATGTAAATTCCGAGGATGTATGCACCTTAAAGAGCCGAAATGTGCTGTCAAACAAGCCGTTGAAAGCGAAGAGATTCCCTCTTATCGCTATGAACACTATTTACAATTTGTTGAAGAAATAAAGCAAAGAAAGCCGAGGTATTAA